ttcttccttccttcctcctttccttccttccttcctctctcctttccttctttcctcctttccttccttcccttcttccctcctttccttccttcttctcctttccttgactcgaacacaacagagggttaaaaaaaggtGCTTACGAGACTTAAAAGATTGTCTGatgaacacaggaagtaaaaaacagGATTGCATCTTTTACCTTTTTCATAATTGCTTCCAGTAAAAActacaaagtttttttttttagcttgcaGCATAACTATGAACAGAAGATCCCACTTATTGATTCACCAACAAGTATTTCCAAAACTCCACTGACACAACTACAACAACTACTTTTAATGTTCTTACAGCATGTCTGGAAGAATAAAACtaagttagagagagagagagtctggcTGTAATGCAGGTCTAATGATGGACtcgctctgtctgtctgtctgatggaTCAATGTGAAGTCTGGACACagtaacacataaacacagttcCTGCTCAGACTGATCAGCCTCATCCATGTTCCAGTATAACAGGACCTGAGGGGAAATGATTCACTCCACCTATCGACAATCAGTAGACAACACACTGctaggcggggagttctggtcctctgaaatgaggccaaccaggaagtaacttagagctgcattctatcaaaaggccaccagggggcgaccgtctctatacaagtcaatggagaattcaccaacttctcacttgatttctaacctcagtaaacgttttcaaaatgtgtttatggtctcaatcgctagtttaaagccttcttcaatgcagtatgatgttcatttgggacattttggcctccctgattttatatgtgacgataaagcagggtatgcattagggcgtggctacgtcctgattgacaggttgattgaccaatgtcctcgagatccagccctcgcaaccatagcaacctccccgctctgcccacggccccgcctcatgcccatataagtagaatccgtgtttttatttttcccagcatgcacctgaaattttcaagatggcgctgcctagattagaaactattggcttccgagcagcagtccacaaaccaatgggtgacgtcacggatgtgacgtccatttcttttatacagtctgtgggtacattacgtgtgtgtgtgtgtgtgtgtgtgtgtgtgtgtgtgtgtgtgtgtcgctatGTAGAGGATACCTGTGCACACTTCGTTGTAGGTGGGGTTAGGGGTGTAGCCTCCAGAGTAGCCCACCTGGGTGGAATAAACACCTTTCTGTCTCCAAAGCTTCCGCTCTGCTCCCCAGAAACAGCCCATCCCTTTAAGacaagaataaattaaatattaaatatttgatccaactagaaagagagagagagagaggagagagagagagagagagagaaacagagagagagagaggaagagagagagagagagaaagaaagataaaggaggaaagaaataaacaaagaaagaaagaaagaaagaaagaaagagaagtaaCCACAGTAGGaagataaatatgaatatttgatcAGCGTCAGTATTGAAGTGAACTCACCAAACATCACCATCTGGGTTCCTTCAGGGAAAGGTGGAACCGTCTTGTTTCCGTTCACATCGTGTTTGGCTGAatatgaaagagagaaatcattaaaaacaggaaacatccaaaataaaatgataaataaaaaaaataaaagctcgCAGCATCTTAAAACTCATTGTTACTGTCTcgtttttatttatcatttattcattgtgtcgtcctcccgggtcaaattgaccccatctctcttttgactgttccttctttccttacttccttccttccttccatccatccttcctcctttcctccctccctccctctttactcctttccttccttcattccttcctccctccctccctccttactcctttctttccttccttccttctatcctaaattccttactcttttcatccttactcctttacttccttcctccctccctccctccttactcctttcttttcatccttactcctttccttccttcctcttttcctccctccctccttactcctttcctttccttccttccttccttccttcctcctttcctccctccctccctctctccttattcctttccttccttcctcctgtccttccttgacctgaggacaacaggagggttaaaagaataTTCTACCTCTTGAAGATATAGCTTTTATAAATCACTACACAATGAATGAAAGACAAGCTTCCACATGTTCCAAGTTATCATTAGTGTGATTCATGTGTTCACTAATATAAAGTGACTTTCTTTATTAAGATTGAGCTGCTTTAACTTAATGACATCATGTTCTCCCTAAAGGCCCATTTCTGCTCAACAGACCAgacggggagttcctgtcctctgaaatgaggccaaccaggaagtaacttagagctgcattctatcaaaaggccaccagggggcgaccgtctctatacaagtcaatggagaattcaccaacttctcacttgatttctaacctcagtaaacgttttcaaaatgtgtttatggtctcaatcgctagtttaaagccttcttcaatgcagtatgatgttcatttgggacattttggcctccctgattttatatgtgacgataaagcagggtatgcattagggcgtggctacgtcctgattgacaggttgattgaccaatgtcctccagatccagcctttgcaaccatagcaacctccccgctccgcccatgactccgcccatggccccgcccatggccccgccccATATAAGTATGggctttctcctttccttcctcccttccttccttcctctctacttttccttccttccttccttcctctcttcttttccttcctcccttccttctttcctcccttccttcttaagAAATACGGAAATACGGACggaatgaacgcagagcacggacagaaggctccgtctgtatccggatCCGtatttaggaaggaaagatggaaggaaggaaaaaagggagaaaggaagggaaagaagagaggaaggaaggaaggaaggaaggaaaaaatggaagataggaaagaaagatggaaggaagaaagggagcaaggacagatggaaggaagagaggaagggaagaaggaaggaaggaaggaaaagaagagaggaaagaaagatgggaggaaggaaggaagaaagaaagggtgcaaggacagatggaaggaagggaaaaagggagaaaggaagagaagacaagaaggagggaaggaaggaaaagaagagaggaaggaaggaaggaaaagaagagaggaaggaaggaaggaaggaaggaaggaaggaaaagaagagaggaaggaaggaaggaaggaaaagtagagaggaaggaaggaaggaaggagttcaGGGAGGAATTTACCTCCATATATATACAGCAGGCTCTACTTTACATAAACAATATGATTTTAATATGAGAACACCACCGAATAACATAATATACTACATTTACCTgagaggctcacacacacacacacacacacacacacacacaca
This genomic interval from Scomber japonicus isolate fScoJap1 chromosome 17, fScoJap1.pri, whole genome shotgun sequence contains the following:
- the msraa gene encoding mitochondrial peptide methionine sulfoxide reductase; the encoded protein is MVHSSLRLRLVWRHFINSRMGEMSSKAQMPTPETALPGRTDSLKVSAKHDVNGNKTVPPFPEGTQMVMFGMGCFWGAERKLWRQKGVYSTQVGYSGGYTPNPTYNEVCTGGVNHFPSGPVILEHG